Part of the Candidatus Thiothrix putei genome, AGGGGTTGGCGGAATATTGCCTTGGGGAAGGCTTTTGTCTGGGCTTTAACGGTATTAGCACGTTTAAAGCGGCGGACAATGTGCGTGAAATTATTAGTATCACGCCCATCGGGCAAATTCTGTTTGAAACTGATGCGCCGTATTTGACACCGATTCCTTACCGTGGGCATAAGAATGAGCCGAAGTATTTGCCGTTTATTGCCGAGCAGGTGGCTGCGGTGAAAGGTGTGCCGTTAGAAACATTGTTGCCGCAGGTGTGGAAGAATAGCGTGGAGCTGTTCTTCTACGGTAATTAGCTTTTCATAATAAAATACGTGCCTGCGGCAGCGACGCCCATCCATAAAATGACCGCGCCGATGCCGAGCATTTCTGACAGTGTGCCCATGAAAACCAGTATCAATAAGGCTAAGGCCAGCAAGCCGTTACCCAGCCAAAAATTGGTGTTTTTCATAATAGTATCTATCCAATTCAGTAAAGTGAAATAGTGTAGTGGAGGATAGCAGTGTTGTGCCGGTTCCATCACAAAATTTTCCCATCAATATTGGCTTACTGTTGGGCAAGTTCTTTATCCCAAGCAGCGACGTCTTTGGAGCGATCTTTGTGAATGCTGTATTGCTCCATGATGTCGTCGTGCTCACTGTCAGCGAGTTTGCGGTCAATCGCGACTTCGTAGCCGGAATAGTCTTCTAAAATGATGAAGGGGGTCGTACTACTGCGTAAACGTTTGTAGAACTCTTCAAAGGTGTTGAAACGTTCACCATTGAGTTTTTTGATACTCAATGATGAGAGGTCGTGAAATCCTAAGTTGCCGGAGGCTGCCAGTACTTGGGTGATACTAATATCATCTTTTTTGTCTTTATCTTTACGCTCATCATAGTCTTCACGGGTTTGGCAGCCTTCGTAGACGTCGCTAGCCACGAAGACAAAACCACCATAAATGACGTAGCGCGGTTCTTTGTCGTAGGTGTAATCGCTTTCATCAGCCTTATCTAACAGCAGTTTGACCTGTTGCGGTTTGCCATTACGCACGATGTCCAAGGTTAGCGTGTCCCCTACTTGATGCAAGTCGAGATAATGTTGAAAGTTAATGGTTTTGCGCTGGGTTAGCAGTGCTGTGCCGTCATCGTCAATGTTTTTGCCGTCAATATGGGTAATGACATCATTTTCTTGTAGCACTTTTTCAGCGGAAGTGTTCGCACAGACTTTGCTAATGAGGACGCCACTTTGTTCCTCATTTAATTGGTATTTTTGTTTTAGGGTTGGGCTAAGCAGATTTTGTATTTCCACTGAAAATGAGGGGAAGCCGTCGTATTTGCCATCCGCTATGTCGGTGAGGAAGCGGTTGATCATGACGGTGGGGATGATGTAACCGATATTTTCGGCACTTTCATCAGATTTTTGCATCACCATGCCTGCCACTTTGCCATTGATAATCGCAGGGCCACCACTGTTGCCGGGATTAATCGCTGCGTCTATCTGGATGGCTTGGTAAGACAGACCGCTGTGAACATAAGGCATGTATTCAATACGTGACACAATCCCACGTGTGGTACTGAGGGTGTCACCACCAATGGGGAAGCCATGCACCATGATTTCTTGGTGAATATCAGGGAGTTCGCCCAAGGTGAGGGGGTTGCCTTTGGCAAAGAACGTTTCGTCTTTAATTTTGAGGACGGCAATATCCATTTCATGCGATACATACTCGACGGTTGCTTGGTAGCGTTTGGGCGTGCCATCGCGTTGGATTTCGACAAAAATATGATCGGCAACTACGTGTGCATTGGTGAGGATACGCTTGCCTTCAATGATAAAGCCGGAGCCGCTGGAAGCGATGCTATCCGCATTCCAGGGGGAATAACTGGTTTGGGCTTTGCTAGTGACATAAATTTTGACGATGGAGTTTTCCAGTATGTCTTGCGTTGGCGGTTCATCCGCCATAGTGGGGAAGGTGATGAATAATAATACTGCGGTTAGCAGGTATCGGCTGCTGTGATAGAGGGCGCGAAACAGGGTAGGCATAAGTGTGGCTCAAGTAGGCAAATAATGAAGGCATATTGTAGCGTAGAATCAACAGGAATGATTATTTTCCCGCCTTAAAAACAGGCTTTCAGGTTTGTCATTATACTTCTTGCGGGTCATTGTGCACGGTGAGGGGATTGATTACCCTCTAGGGCATTACTCATACTAGGATACTACGATGACTCCACAAACGATGAACGAAGCCGAAGAGCTGCTAGTGAAAGCCTTAGCGGGCGAATTGGAGGGCGATACTTTTATTCAACAATTGTTGGAAGTGACGCTATTCATGCCGATTTATGAAAAGCACCAGATTGGCGGTTTGCAGCCGACCACCAGTGATCAGGCAGTGCCACTGACCTTGGATGATGACGCAGGCAATAAAATCCTGATTTTATTCACCAGCCCGGATCGTGCCAAGGCGTTTGTACGCGATTTCCCAGGCTACGGCGGCGGTTTATTGGCGGAGTTTAAGTGGATTATTGAGAAAGTCGGTGTGGGTTATAGCATTTCGATCAACCCCGACCATGAGTTGGGGATTGATCTGGAAGTGGGAATGTTGCAAAACCTACACTAAATACTGCGACCAGTCGTGGTAGTCCTTGCCGAATACAAAGAAATGCGGGTTGAGCATGGAGTCTTTGGTGTTGTAGCGCATGGGTTGCATGTCGGTGCGGGTGAAATACCCACCGGCTTCTTCCACAATGATTTGTGCGGCGGCAGTATCCCATTCAGAGGTTAAACCGAGGCGTGGGTAAATGTCCGCCGAACCTTCAGCAACGCGACAGGCTTTGAGTATGCTGCCCATCACTGCGTACTCGTGTTCGCCAATGCGTTCCAAAAACTGCGGCATGATTGGGTCACGGTGCGATTTGCTGCCCATGACTTTGAGCGGCTTGCTGGTGGTGCGGGTGCTGATTGGGAGGGTTTCCCCGTTCATTTGCTTGAATGCGCCGCCGCCTTGGTGCGCAAACCAGGTTTCGTTTAATGCGGGGGCGTGAACAACACCGAGAATGGCTTGATTGTTATGTACTAATGCAATCAGGGTGCTGAATTCACCGTTGCGTTTGACGAATTCGCGGGTTCCGTCCAGCGGGTCAACCAGCCAGTAGGTTTGCCATTGGCTGCGTTCGCTAAAGGGTAACTGTGCGGATTCTTCTGAAAGTATAGGATAGTCGGGCGTTAATGCCTTCAGTGCATCGACAATATGATGGTGTGAGGCCATATCCGCAGCCGTGAGGGGTGAATCGTCATGTTTATGCTCCACCGCGAAGTCGACCGTGTTGTATACAGCCATGATTTTATCGCCTGCTTCTTGAGCAATACGGACGGTGGCGTGGAGGAGGTTAGGCAAGTCCATGTGGTTTCCCTGTTGATGTGTTTCGCGTTGGGAGGCTATCATGCTCAGATAGTCTTAAGCAAAAGTTGTTATGTTAAAAGTTGCGTCATTTTTCGCTGGCATCGGTGGTTTTGATTTGGGTATGGAACGTGCAGGAATGCAGGTGGTGGTTCAGTGTGAAATTAGTACCTTCGCCAGCAAGTGTTAAAAAAGCATTGGCCGGATGTGCCACTATTTGGCGATATTAATCAGATGACGGTTGACGATATTCCGGCTGATACCGAGGTGTGGTGCGGCGGTTTCCCTTGTCAGGATTTATCGCTGGCCAATCAAGGCAAACGTAAAGGATTAGCAGGTGAACGCAGTGGATTGTTCTTTCAATATGCAGCACTCATTGCCGCTCGAAAACCCCGTTGGGTCATTATCGAAAATGTCCCCGGTCTGCTTAACAGCCATGAAGGCAAAGATTTCCGGGTTCTCCTCGAAAAGCTGGATGAACTCGGGTACGGCGTTTCGTGGCGAGTATTCGATGCAAAATATTTTGGAACACCCCAACGCCGTCGCCGTGTCTACCTTGTCGCAAGTTTTGGAAACCTCCGCTCCGCTGAAGTACTTTTTGAACGAGGGCCACTTGCAATCGCTGCTCGTGCGGGCATCGGTCAGAAAGAAGCCATTGCCGGAGAATTTGGAGGCAGCGATCAGGAAGCAGATTGCTACGCTATCCAGCACGCGGGTATTGGCAGAAAACCCAGTGCAGGCCCCCAAGCCAAAGGCTACCGCAACGACGGCGAATCTTACACCCTCGACAGCCGGGGAAGTGCCGATGCTGTCTGTCAGACGCTTGATGCCTTCCGAGTGCGAGATACTTCAGGGATTTCCAGCGGGGTGGACAGCAATAGATACCGCGCCGTAGGCAACGCGGTGTGTGTGCATGTGGTGGAATGGATTGGGCGGCGAGTATTAGCAGTGGATGCCGAATGGCAAGCCTCACTCCAAGGTGATGTAGGACGGTGGTATTTTCCTACTCAATGGTATGAGTGCGTAGCCAATCTTGTGCCAGATACAGCGCCAGCAAACTGCGCCCTTCGGTGAAATCATCCTGCAACAGTAAGTTGGCAGCGTCAGACAATTTCCAAGGCACGACCTCTAGCGGTTCGGGTTCATCACCGTCAACGCGATGAGGGTAAAGATCGCGGGCAAGAATCAAGTGGGTGTGATGTTGCATATAGCCGGGAGAAAGGCTGACCCGCCGCAACACGTGCAAGTCACGCGATGCGTAACCGACTTCTTCCATGATTTCGCGGTTGGCAGCGTCGAGGACATCTTCGCCGCGTTCGACTTTGCCTTTGGGGAAGCCGAGTTCGTAGCGCCCGGTTCCTGCCGAATATTCGCGAATGAGCAGTAGTGTGTCGTCATTCAGCAGCGGCACGATCAACACTGCGCCATTGCCACGGTTGGCAAGGCGCTCGTAAATGCGGCGTTCACCGTTGCTGAATTCCAAGTGGATTTCCTCCACGTGAAATAAGCGGCTGCTAGTGACCGAGTGTATGGCATGAATCTTGGGTGGTTTTTGCATACCCAGATTCTAACCTACCAGGCTTGACTAATCACCTTGTCACCGTGCAGGTAATGTACATAAGTGTCGATCATCACCGAACGGTCATAAGGCCATTGGTAGGAATAGCCGTAAATGTCGGCGCTATTTTTAACAGTGCCGACGATGGGGGGCAGTGCCTGCATAGTACCCGTGACGGTGTTGATGTTGAGTCGGTAGAGTTCGTCTTGTGTCCAGCTATAGTGGGTACTTGGCCCAGATGGTGCGTAACTGGGGGCAGATTCATGCAAGCTAACGGGTAAGGCTAATTGCAGGTTATTACCTTGCTGCAAAGTGGTTAACGCGTGATGACTTTGGGAAACACCGGTTTCTGTACCGCGTTTGCCAATAATGATCTTTTCTTTCTCATACGGGGCGGCTGGGTTGCTGATGTCGATGAGGGAAAGTTTCACACCTTGATACCATGCGCCACGTCCCTCATCACCTCCGGCAACGGCTACTGCGTCTTTACCAATCCCCAATAAATAGTGGTTGCCAACCGGATGCAGGTAGTCGGAATAGCCATCAATTTGCAGTTCGCTGGCGATGAATGGGTCACGCGGATTAGACAAGTCCAGCAAATACAACGGGTCAGTGGTTTGGAACGTCACTAAATAGCCTTTGTCACCAAGAAACCGTGTCGCATAAATTTGTTCACCCGGTTTGCCGAGCGGTGCGGGGCGCGTGTCATTGGGCAGTTTCGCGAGAATATCCAGTGATTGGGTCGCTGTATTTTCTTGCAGCGTATACAAACTGGCGGGGGAAGCAGTGCGATTTGACCAGCTACCGGTGTAAGTGATCAAGCGCAATACACCGTTGTGCTCACTCATGCGGAAGGGCTTTAGGTCTTGTTGCCAGCCTAAGTGCCCATTGACGCGCCCTGAGCCTTGGTAGGTAATGCCGTTGGCGAGGGAGAATTTATGCAAGTCGGTGGTAATCGCGGTGTCATAGTTGGTAACAGTATTGCTGACGGTTGCGTCAGCGACTTGTGCAGTGGTGTAGTTGTAATGCGTAGTCGCTAAATAAATAGCCTCACTGGAGGCGTACAAGGTCTCAGTATCACCGGCGAAACATTTGCCTTGAGGGATGGGGTTGCTGCTAGTCAAGTCGAGGGTCAAGAGGCTGATGATGCTGGTTTGATAGTCATCTTTGCCATTGTATTGCGTCATAAAGCAATCATCGGCAGCAAACAGCTCTTGCCCTGTGCCGTCATTGACGCGGTAATCGGGTAAAAAGTCGCTGAGTGTCGCTTGGTTGATCAAGTCACGGTTGGCGGCAGCTTCGGTGTCCGTTGTCGGGTACTCGATTAAACCTTTGAGGGTGGGTGTATGGCGGGTGGCGAGGTAGAGGGTCGAACCGATGCGTCGGCTGCTGATCATCTGTCCTTCTAGGGTTAGCTTACTGGTCTGGGCCGGGGCAGCAGGATCAGCAACATTGAGTAAGTGCACCTGACTTTGTTGGTTGCGCCAATAGCTGGGCGTAAACCAACCGTCCCAAATGCCCACTTGTTGTTGGTCTTCAGCGAGAGCTGCCAAGTGTGAGCCATCCAGATAAAGCCCGGTCAGCACGGTGTTGGTGTCGTTGCTCAAGGGCAGTTCGGCTACTGCTTGTGTCGTCGCCTGATTTGCTTTGAAAATGCGCACAATGGGTTTGTCGAGGGCGGCGGTGTAGAGATAATTACCATTGGTTTTCAGGCGGTCGGCTTCATCGACTGAGGTTTCTTGGGTATTGGTGCTGGAAAAACTTTGAGTCGAACCTGCGGCACTGTCGGGAGCCGAGTTGCTGCTGCCTGTCGTGTAGGCAACGGGGTAAACTTCTGGGCGCGTTGTGCCGTAGATTGCCAACATTTGCTTTTTAATTAAGGCTTCTAGCTCGGCATTAGAGGTCGCTTGTTTTAACGCGGGTTTGCTGACGGTATTCGAGGGATTATTTCCGCTGACACCGCCGCCGCCACAGCCAGCGAGTAACACGGCGATGGAAAGGCTTAGTCCCAGCAAATGCAGATTTTTCATATTATCCTCCGGTATGATGCGATTTTTAGTGGTATGTGGAAGCCCATAAAATGAATTATAACGCAATAGATTTAAATTGGCATGAGATAAACACCGTGTTTCTGGACATGGATGGCACGTTGTTGGATTTGCATTTCGACAACCATTTTTGGCTAGAACATTTGCCCGTGCGCCTTGCCGCGCAGCGCGGCGCAACGCCGGATGAAGTTCGTACCTATTTGCATCAACGTTACACCGAAATGGAGGGTACGCTGGAGTGGTATTGCCTTGATTATTGGCAAAATCATTTGGGAACGGACTTGGTGGCACTCAAACACGAGGTAGCGGATCGTATCCAGATTCGGGCACATGTCGAACGCTTTTTAGAATCCCTGCATAAACGCGGCAAGCGGGTGGTGTTACTCACGAATGCACACCAAAAAAGCGTGGGGATGAAATTCGGCTATGTGGCCTTAGAGCAGTATTTTGATCACATTATCACCTCGCATTCCCTTGGCTTACCCAAAGAGCACCCTGATTTTTGGCAGAAGTTAAGCGAAGTGGAGGTCTATGATCCTGCTCATTCCTTATTCATTGATGACAATCTGCATGTGCTGCGGGCGGCGCAAGCGCATGGCGTGAAGTATCTGTTGGCGATTCACCAGCCTGACTCGCAGCAACCACCCAAAGACACGCAGGAATTCACGGCAGTGGAATGTTACACACAACTTATGTCAGGCATTGAGTAAGTGAAGTACCTGTTCTAGCTGGCTGAACGGCGTATAAAAATGCGGTGAAAAGCGAATCCCGCCACCGCGTTGCGCACAAAATACGCCATTATTTTGCAGGTGCTGGAACAGTTCGGCATTGGTGCGCGTGCGCGAACGGAAGGTAACAATACCCGAAAGCCGTTCCGCCCGCGTATCACTGAGAATTTCCATATCCGGCAAGGCTTGCAAACCGTCCAGCAAATACTGTACCCGCGCACTTAGCTGTTCCCACACCGTTTCCATGCCTGTTTCTAGCAATACCCCAAGGCTGGCGTGCAGCGCATGAATCCCCAGCATATTCGGGCTGCCGCATTCAAATCGCCGTGCATCCAGCGCAGGCTGGTAGTCTTCCATCGTGTAATCGGTTAAACCTTCTGCCATGTGCCAGCCGTATTGGGTTAAGCGCAAAGATTCCAACACCTCATGGCGCACGTAAAACAGTGCCAAGCCTTCCGCCCCTAACATCCATTTGTGTCCATCTGCCACTACAAAGTCAGCTTGCACTTGCTGCACATCAAACGGGATTGCACCGATTTGTTGAATCGCATCCACACAAAACAGAATGCCCTTGGCGCGGCAAAATGCCCCGATCTTTGCCAAATCCATGCGCAAGCCGTTGGCGTATTGCACGGCACTAATGCTGAGCAAACGGGTACGGGCGTCGCACAATGCCAGTAACGCCGTTTCGGGATCATCGGGATGGTCGTTCAAATCCAATTGGCGAAACTCCACGCATTGGCTTGCCAGCGATTGCCACACATAGCGGTTGGAAGGAAATTCCTGACGAATCCCCACCACGTTATCGCCTTCACGCCAGTCCAATCCGTAGGCGACAAATGACAAACCTTCCGAGGTGTTTTTTACCAGCGCAATATCGCCTGCTGCGGGGGCATTCAGCAATTCACGTGCTTGTTCGCGCAAGGCTTGTTCCACCGTCAGCCAGTGCGGGTAATTGAGCGTGCCTTGGCGGGCGTTTTCGGCGGCAAAGGCTTGCACAGCATCGGCGGTGACTTGCGGCCAGGGGGCTACCGCCGCGTGATTCAAATACAAACAGTTTTGCAGGGCAGGGAAGCGGCTTTCAGGTGTTGGCATGACAGGCTCACACGGTGCAGTAATAGATGCCGAAGAGGTTAGCAGCATCTGTCCAATGTTGCTCACATTTGAAGCCTGCCGCTGTTGCCAATGCGATGAACTCTTCCGGGTGGTATTTGTAGGAGTTTTCGGTATGAATCCGTTCGCCTTGTGCAAAGTGGAAAGTTTTGCCCGATACCTGTACTTGTTGGTCTTGCTGGCTGGTCAGGTGCATCTCAATCCGCCCCATCGCCTCGTTGTAGCACGCATAATGTGCAAACTGGTCGAGGTCGAACGTACCTTCCAACTCGTTATTAATACGCACCAACAAATTCAGATTAAACGCCGCCGTCACACCTGCCGCATCGTTATACGCAGTTTCCAGCACCGTTTTATCTTTCTTGCGATCTACCCCAATTAACAAGCCGCCGCCTTTGCCAACCAATTGCGCAATATTGAACAGAAAATGCTGTGCTTCCGGTAAATCGAAATTGCCCAAGCTAGAGCCGGGGATAAACACCACGCGCCGCCCAGCGGGTACGTTTTGTGGCAAGTGCAATTCGCGGGTGAAATCCAAACACGCCGCATGAACGTGCAACCACGGGAACGCTGCCCCCAAGGTCGCTGCCGATTGGCGCAGAAAATCGCCGGAAATATCCATCGGCACATACGCCGCAGGGCGCAACGCATCCAGCAACAACTGCACCTTCTCGCAACTGCCGCTACCCGGTTCGATCAGCACGGAGTCTGCACCGATCAACGCCGCCATGTCCGCCGCATAATCGCGGTACAACTGCTTTTCGACGTTTGGAATGTAATATTCCGGCTGTTCCAAAATCGCTTCAAACAATTGCGAGCCGCGTTCATCGTAGAAGAATTTCGGCGGAATCTGTTTGTGTTCGTGCGCCAGCCCGTGCAGCACGGTTTGCCGGAAATTGTCCAACTCTGGCTGGTAATCGTGGAAGCTGACCTTGGTGGCTTTGGGGCAAATAGCGTTCATACGTCCTCCGCGAGACGAATACCGCTGAACTGCCAGCGGTCGTGGGGGTAAAAAAAGTTTCGGTAGGTGGGGCGAATGTGGTCGGGTGGCGTGATACACGCCCCGCCGCGCAAGACCCACTGGTTGCACATGAATTTGCCATTATATTCGCCCATGCTGCCTTCCAGCGGTTGGAAACGCGGGTAGGCGGTGTAGGGCGAAGCTGTCCATTCCCACAGCGAGCCGTAGTGTTGCCCCGTGCCTGCTTGCGGGTGGAAGGTATTGCTGTCGGTAAAGTGTCCGGTGATAGGCAATTCGCGCAATTGGTGTTCGAGTTCGGCTTCCAGTGGCAAGCGTTTGCCTGACCAGCGAGCGAAAGCATCGGCTTCGTAATAGCTGGTGTGAGCAACGGGTGCGGCAAGGTTGAGCGGCTCGAAACCGTGCAGGGTGAATTCGTACCATTGACCATCCCGCTGTTCCCAATACAAGGGCGCTTGCCAGCCGTGTTGCTGGCGGTAATACCAGCCATCCGCCAGCCACAGTTCGGCGCGTTGATAGCCGCCATCTTCGATGAAGGCGAGGTATTCGGCATTGGTGGTCAAACGCGAGGCGAGGCGGTGGGGTTCAAGCCAGACCTTGTGCTGCGGGCGTTCGTTGTCGTAGGCGAAATTGTCGCCATCGAAACCGCTTGCAATCAAGCCACCGTCGCGCATTTCCCATTCAAGCGGGGCGGCTTCCTGCACGGGCAAGGTTTTGGGGAGGTAAATCGGGCGGAGTGGATTGCGCCAGAAATTGTGCTTAATGTCCATGTACAGCAGTTCTTGATGTTGCTGTTCGTGGTGCAAGCCGAGCGTGACCCGTGCGGCGATGGCTTGCGCTTGACTGGGGGCAGCGTCGCTTAGCAATGCCATCATGCGCTCATCAATCGCAGCACGGTAGGCGTAGACT contains:
- a CDS encoding trypsin-like peptidase domain-containing protein; translated protein: MPTLFRALYHSSRYLLTAVLLFITFPTMADEPPTQDILENSIVKIYVTSKAQTSYSPWNADSIASSGSGFIIEGKRILTNAHVVADHIFVEIQRDGTPKRYQATVEYVSHEMDIAVLKIKDETFFAKGNPLTLGELPDIHQEIMVHGFPIGGDTLSTTRGIVSRIEYMPYVHSGLSYQAIQIDAAINPGNSGGPAIINGKVAGMVMQKSDESAENIGYIIPTVMINRFLTDIADGKYDGFPSFSVEIQNLLSPTLKQKYQLNEEQSGVLISKVCANTSAEKVLQENDVITHIDGKNIDDDGTALLTQRKTINFQHYLDLHQVGDTLTLDIVRNGKPQQVKLLLDKADESDYTYDKEPRYVIYGGFVFVASDVYEGCQTREDYDERKDKDKKDDISITQVLAASGNLGFHDLSSLSIKKLNGERFNTFEEFYKRLRSSTTPFIILEDYSGYEVAIDRKLADSEHDDIMEQYSIHKDRSKDVAAWDKELAQQ
- a CDS encoding SseB family protein, whose translation is MTPQTMNEAEELLVKALAGELEGDTFIQQLLEVTLFMPIYEKHQIGGLQPTTSDQAVPLTLDDDAGNKILILFTSPDRAKAFVRDFPGYGGGLLAEFKWIIEKVGVGYSISINPDHELGIDLEVGMLQNLH
- the cysQ gene encoding 3'(2'),5'-bisphosphate nucleotidase CysQ, which encodes MIASQRETHQQGNHMDLPNLLHATVRIAQEAGDKIMAVYNTVDFAVEHKHDDSPLTAADMASHHHIVDALKALTPDYPILSEESAQLPFSERSQWQTYWLVDPLDGTREFVKRNGEFSTLIALVHNNQAILGVVHAPALNETWFAHQGGGAFKQMNGETLPISTRTTSKPLKVMGSKSHRDPIMPQFLERIGEHEYAVMGSILKACRVAEGSADIYPRLGLTSEWDTAAAQIIVEEAGGYFTRTDMQPMRYNTKDSMLNPHFFVFGKDYHDWSQYLV
- the nudE gene encoding ADP compounds hydrolase NudE, which translates into the protein MQKPPKIHAIHSVTSSRLFHVEEIHLEFSNGERRIYERLANRGNGAVLIVPLLNDDTLLLIREYSAGTGRYELGFPKGKVERGEDVLDAANREIMEEVGYASRDLHVLRRVSLSPGYMQHHTHLILARDLYPHRVDGDEPEPLEVVPWKLSDAANLLLQDDFTEGRSLLALYLAQDWLRTHTIE
- a CDS encoding beta-propeller domain-containing protein codes for the protein MKNLHLLGLSLSIAVLLAGCGGGGVSGNNPSNTVSKPALKQATSNAELEALIKKQMLAIYGTTRPEVYPVAYTTGSSNSAPDSAAGSTQSFSSTNTQETSVDEADRLKTNGNYLYTAALDKPIVRIFKANQATTQAVAELPLSNDTNTVLTGLYLDGSHLAALAEDQQQVGIWDGWFTPSYWRNQQSQVHLLNVADPAAPAQTSKLTLEGQMISSRRIGSTLYLATRHTPTLKGLIEYPTTDTEAAANRDLINQATLSDFLPDYRVNDGTGQELFAADDCFMTQYNGKDDYQTSIISLLTLDLTSSNPIPQGKCFAGDTETLYASSEAIYLATTHYNYTTAQVADATVSNTVTNYDTAITTDLHKFSLANGITYQGSGRVNGHLGWQQDLKPFRMSEHNGVLRLITYTGSWSNRTASPASLYTLQENTATQSLDILAKLPNDTRPAPLGKPGEQIYATRFLGDKGYLVTFQTTDPLYLLDLSNPRDPFIASELQIDGYSDYLHPVGNHYLLGIGKDAVAVAGGDEGRGAWYQGVKLSLIDISNPAAPYEKEKIIIGKRGTETGVSQSHHALTTLQQGNNLQLALPVSLHESAPSYAPSGPSTHYSWTQDELYRLNINTVTGTMQALPPIVGTVKNSADIYGYSYQWPYDRSVMIDTYVHYLHGDKVISQAW
- the yrfG gene encoding GMP/IMP nucleotidase translates to MNYNAIDLNWHEINTVFLDMDGTLLDLHFDNHFWLEHLPVRLAAQRGATPDEVRTYLHQRYTEMEGTLEWYCLDYWQNHLGTDLVALKHEVADRIQIRAHVERFLESLHKRGKRVVLLTNAHQKSVGMKFGYVALEQYFDHIITSHSLGLPKEHPDFWQKLSEVEVYDPAHSLFIDDNLHVLRAAQAHGVKYLLAIHQPDSQQPPKDTQEFTAVECYTQLMSGIE
- a CDS encoding aminotransferase class V-fold PLP-dependent enzyme → MPTPESRFPALQNCLYLNHAAVAPWPQVTADAVQAFAAENARQGTLNYPHWLTVEQALREQARELLNAPAAGDIALVKNTSEGLSFVAYGLDWREGDNVVGIRQEFPSNRYVWQSLASQCVEFRQLDLNDHPDDPETALLALCDARTRLLSISAVQYANGLRMDLAKIGAFCRAKGILFCVDAIQQIGAIPFDVQQVQADFVVADGHKWMLGAEGLALFYVRHEVLESLRLTQYGWHMAEGLTDYTMEDYQPALDARRFECGSPNMLGIHALHASLGVLLETGMETVWEQLSARVQYLLDGLQALPDMEILSDTRAERLSGIVTFRSRTRTNAELFQHLQNNGVFCAQRGGGIRFSPHFYTPFSQLEQVLHLLNA
- the egtD gene encoding L-histidine N(alpha)-methyltransferase, coding for MNAICPKATKVSFHDYQPELDNFRQTVLHGLAHEHKQIPPKFFYDERGSQLFEAILEQPEYYIPNVEKQLYRDYAADMAALIGADSVLIEPGSGSCEKVQLLLDALRPAAYVPMDISGDFLRQSAATLGAAFPWLHVHAACLDFTRELHLPQNVPAGRRVVFIPGSSLGNFDLPEAQHFLFNIAQLVGKGGGLLIGVDRKKDKTVLETAYNDAAGVTAAFNLNLLVRINNELEGTFDLDQFAHYACYNEAMGRIEMHLTSQQDQQVQVSGKTFHFAQGERIHTENSYKYHPEEFIALATAAGFKCEQHWTDAANLFGIYYCTV
- the egtB gene encoding ergothioneine biosynthesis protein EgtB; this translates as MTAALASEYQRIRHLSAAICAPLARDDYQLQSIVETSPPKWHLGHVTWFFETFLLQAFVKNYQPFRAEYNYLFNSYYQTVGSMQPRAERGLMSRPTVEEVYAYRAAIDERMMALLSDAAPSQAQAIAARVTLGLHHEQQHQELLYMDIKHNFWRNPLRPIYLPKTLPVQEAAPLEWEMRDGGLIASGFDGDNFAYDNERPQHKVWLEPHRLASRLTTNAEYLAFIEDGGYQRAELWLADGWYYRQQHGWQAPLYWEQRDGQWYEFTLHGFEPLNLAAPVAHTSYYEADAFARWSGKRLPLEAELEHQLRELPITGHFTDSNTFHPQAGTGQHYGSLWEWTASPYTAYPRFQPLEGSMGEYNGKFMCNQWVLRGGACITPPDHIRPTYRNFFYPHDRWQFSGIRLAEDV